In Vibrio sp. NTOU-M3, the following proteins share a genomic window:
- a CDS encoding enoyl-CoA hydratase-related protein: MSTEQRNDLLCEVNAYGVATLTLNRVEKHNAFDDQLITNLTNQLKQLQQLPNVRILILRANGKHFSAGADLHWMKSMAQQSHEANLSDARTLAHLMRTLDTFPHPTIALVHGCAYGGALGLICCCDIAIAEDRSRFCLSEVKLGLLPATIAPYVHRAIGNRHSRRYMLTAETITAQTAKDIGLIHELVDVGTLDSALSPLIKHILKNSPAAITQAKLLCGKCYQQTIDNDLINHTSQLIADIRVSKHGQEGLDAFFSQRPASWVKTTGDEDEHPTS; the protein is encoded by the coding sequence ATGTCCACTGAACAACGGAACGATCTATTGTGTGAGGTTAATGCCTACGGTGTTGCGACATTAACGTTAAATCGAGTCGAGAAACACAATGCATTTGACGACCAACTCATTACAAACCTCACCAACCAGCTCAAACAACTTCAGCAACTGCCTAACGTTCGAATATTGATATTGCGTGCCAACGGAAAACATTTTTCCGCCGGTGCCGATCTGCACTGGATGAAGTCAATGGCACAACAAAGTCATGAAGCAAACTTAAGTGATGCACGCACTTTGGCTCACTTAATGCGAACCCTCGATACCTTTCCTCACCCAACCATTGCCCTTGTTCATGGGTGCGCCTATGGCGGAGCTCTGGGACTCATATGTTGTTGTGACATTGCGATCGCTGAAGATCGCTCTCGATTTTGCCTAAGCGAAGTGAAACTAGGATTGCTCCCCGCCACTATCGCGCCCTATGTGCATCGCGCAATAGGAAACCGCCATTCACGACGTTATATGCTGACTGCCGAAACCATCACAGCTCAAACCGCAAAGGACATCGGCTTGATCCACGAACTGGTCGACGTTGGAACATTAGACAGCGCACTCTCTCCCCTTATTAAACACATCCTTAAAAACAGCCCTGCGGCCATAACCCAAGCAAAATTGCTGTGCGGCAAATGTTATCAGCAAACCATCGACAACGACCTCATCAACCATACCAGCCAGTTAATTGCCGACATACGTGTTTCCAAACACGGACAGGAAGGATTAGACGCCTTCTTTTCACAACGCCCCGCGAGTTGGGTCAAGACAACCGGAGATGAAGATGAACATCCAACTTCCTGA
- a CDS encoding hydroxymethylglutaryl-CoA lyase encodes MQLPDSVTIVEVGARDGLQNEARIATRDKVTLINQLSQTGLTHIEAGAFVSPKWVPQMADSDAVLTQISRQTDVIYSALTPNLKGLDLALHAKTDQVAVFASASEGFSQKNLNCSIAQSLERFAPVIEKAKQNNIKVRGYLSCVAECPYDGFTTPKQVATVAKHLFDMGCYEISLGDTIGTGTPLRIAKMIEAVSNEVPASHLAVHFHDTWGQALPNIYQALQMGIRVIDSSVSGLGGCPYAQGSAGNVATEDVLYLCHGLGINTGIDMDKVIEAGRFINQKLKRKPTSKVALAYSPHARHN; translated from the coding sequence ATCCAACTTCCTGACTCGGTCACTATTGTCGAAGTCGGTGCACGTGATGGTTTGCAAAATGAAGCAAGAATTGCAACTCGTGACAAAGTCACGCTGATTAATCAACTGTCACAAACGGGTTTGACACATATTGAAGCGGGCGCTTTCGTCTCCCCGAAATGGGTGCCACAAATGGCAGACTCAGATGCTGTCCTTACTCAGATATCACGTCAAACTGATGTAATTTATTCCGCCCTCACGCCAAATCTAAAAGGCCTTGATCTTGCGCTTCATGCCAAAACTGATCAGGTCGCCGTATTTGCGTCTGCATCCGAAGGTTTTAGCCAGAAAAACCTCAATTGTTCCATCGCTCAAAGCTTAGAACGATTCGCACCTGTGATTGAAAAAGCCAAGCAAAATAACATCAAAGTACGTGGCTATTTATCCTGTGTAGCAGAATGCCCCTATGACGGATTCACAACGCCAAAACAAGTTGCCACCGTTGCCAAGCACTTGTTTGATATGGGCTGCTACGAAATATCTCTCGGAGATACGATAGGAACAGGAACACCTTTACGTATCGCTAAAATGATTGAAGCCGTGTCAAATGAAGTTCCAGCGTCGCACCTTGCGGTCCATTTTCATGACACATGGGGACAAGCACTGCCTAATATCTACCAAGCGCTACAAATGGGAATACGGGTGATCGACAGCAGTGTGTCTGGGTTAGGTGGATGCCCGTATGCACAAGGTTCAGCGGGGAATGTCGCGACGGAGGATGTATTATACCTTTGCCATGGGTTAGGGATTAACACCGGGATAGATATGGATAAAGTCATTGAAGCGGGTCGGTTTATTAACCAAAAACTCAAGCGGAAACCGACGTCTAAAGTCGCCCTAGCATACTCGCCTCATGCCCGACACAACTAA
- a CDS encoding DUF2301 domain-containing membrane protein, translated as MANPEYKETLDGLDKLSVCLYRTGISLFSLSILLLAGALSGKVEGLIGFTDPVLLMIAVSAALCAANIHVYSKHVRAAISWSAWVGLALMISDPEQVRTGMSLGFIFITFSGIALKESFCFKVFGLKAVPVLLAISAFAIWFEQPMIASAALAFSSLVMGYLSFAKWRMPLHFDIGIKSNYEV; from the coding sequence ATGGCGAACCCAGAATACAAAGAAACATTGGATGGTCTTGATAAACTCAGTGTTTGTCTTTATCGCACTGGTATTAGCTTGTTTTCTTTATCGATATTGCTGCTTGCAGGGGCTTTGTCTGGCAAGGTTGAGGGGCTGATTGGCTTCACTGATCCAGTGTTGTTAATGATTGCGGTTTCTGCGGCACTGTGTGCGGCGAATATTCATGTTTACAGCAAACATGTACGAGCGGCTATCAGTTGGTCAGCTTGGGTTGGGTTAGCCTTGATGATCAGCGACCCAGAACAGGTTCGCACGGGCATGTCTCTCGGGTTTATTTTTATCACTTTTTCCGGTATCGCTTTAAAAGAATCGTTCTGCTTTAAGGTGTTTGGCCTAAAGGCGGTTCCTGTCTTACTCGCCATTTCTGCGTTTGCGATATGGTTTGAACAACCGATGATCGCATCCGCTGCACTTGCTTTTTCTTCACTTGTTATGGGCTACCTTTCTTTTGCTAAGTGGCGCATGCCATTGCATTTTGATATTGGGATAAAGTCCAACTATGAGGTGTAG
- a CDS encoding GNAT family N-acetyltransferase — MEYIRTTIDKIPTSLLLEADPSQASIDSYPLESTCYVAKDCDLIIGACVVKQIDEYSAEVLNMAVLPAFQGQGIGSELLKFALATLAEEKVRRVELGTGSFGYQLTYYQRVGFRVDKVVKDYFLDHYPEPIMEQGIQHKDMLRLYIDL, encoded by the coding sequence ATGGAATATATAAGAACTACGATAGACAAAATACCTACGTCACTTTTACTAGAAGCGGACCCAAGCCAAGCTAGTATAGACTCCTATCCTTTGGAATCGACATGCTATGTGGCAAAAGATTGCGACCTGATCATTGGTGCTTGTGTCGTCAAACAGATTGATGAGTACAGTGCTGAAGTGCTAAATATGGCGGTATTGCCAGCGTTCCAAGGGCAGGGTATTGGCTCAGAACTTTTAAAGTTTGCTTTAGCGACATTAGCAGAAGAGAAGGTGAGACGTGTCGAGCTGGGCACTGGTAGCTTTGGCTATCAACTCACCTATTATCAACGCGTTGGGTTTCGAGTTGATAAAGTGGTGAAAGACTATTTTCTGGATCATTATCCTGAACCCATTATGGAGCAGGGCATTCAGCACAAAGACATGCTTCGCTTATATATTGATTTATAG
- a CDS encoding autoinducer 2 ABC transporter substrate-binding protein — MKKVLLNVAALTLALAATATQAKDYEIVNVVKVSGIPWFNQMNKGIEQAASDLGVNARQLGPSTPDPAQQVKIIEDLIAKGVDAITVVPNDVTVLEPVFKKAREKGSIVLTHESPDGHGADWDIETIDNQAYAKATMDELAKNMDKKGGYAIYVGSLTVPLHNNWANLAIDYQKKTYPDMYEVTTRMPVAESIDQSYAATNDLMKAHPDMTGIISYGSLGGIGAGEALKKKRAKDKISVVGIMMPSQAAPYLARGEIDKGFLWNPADAGYALVAVAKQMLEGKEVSQGVTVQGLGDAEIDTQNRVIKFNKILEVDKTNARQLGF, encoded by the coding sequence ATGAAGAAGGTCTTATTGAACGTGGCAGCTTTAACGCTCGCCCTTGCTGCTACAGCTACTCAAGCGAAAGATTATGAAATCGTAAACGTGGTTAAAGTTTCGGGTATCCCTTGGTTTAACCAAATGAACAAAGGTATTGAGCAGGCGGCTTCAGATCTAGGCGTTAACGCACGCCAACTGGGTCCATCAACTCCTGACCCAGCTCAACAAGTAAAAATTATTGAAGATTTAATCGCCAAAGGTGTGGACGCGATTACCGTCGTTCCAAACGACGTGACGGTACTAGAGCCTGTGTTTAAAAAAGCCCGGGAGAAAGGGAGCATCGTGTTAACCCATGAGTCTCCGGATGGACATGGCGCAGATTGGGACATCGAAACGATCGATAACCAAGCGTACGCAAAAGCGACCATGGATGAGTTGGCAAAAAACATGGATAAAAAAGGTGGCTACGCCATTTATGTCGGCTCATTAACTGTGCCACTACACAACAACTGGGCGAATCTTGCGATCGATTACCAAAAGAAAACCTACCCAGATATGTATGAAGTAACCACCCGTATGCCAGTTGCAGAAAGTATCGATCAATCTTATGCCGCAACCAATGATCTGATGAAAGCACACCCAGATATGACTGGTATCATCTCTTACGGTTCACTCGGTGGGATTGGTGCTGGTGAAGCCCTTAAGAAGAAACGTGCTAAAGACAAGATCAGCGTGGTTGGCATTATGATGCCAAGCCAAGCCGCACCTTACTTAGCGCGTGGCGAAATCGATAAAGGCTTCCTATGGAACCCTGCGGATGCGGGCTATGCCTTAGTGGCTGTCGCTAAGCAAATGCTTGAAGGTAAAGAAGTTTCTCAAGGTGTAACCGTTCAAGGCCTTGGCGATGCAGAAATCGATACACAAAACCGTGTAATTAAGTTCAACAAAATCCTAGAAGTCGACAAAACCAACGCTCGTCAACTAGGTTTCTAA
- a CDS encoding sugar ABC transporter ATP-binding protein, translating into MSDTPFITLKQVSKHFGSVKALDGINLTFNQGEVHCLAGKNGCGKSTLFKVISGVHAPEKGAEIILGDKSYSRLSPQQSIEHGIQVIYQDLSLFPNLTVAENIAIQDHVEWTKGFVQKKRIQDIAIRAMAKVGVKLPLEKRIEQLSIAECQLVAICRAMASDAKLMIMDEPTASLTRTEVNQLIDVVADLKSKGVTVVFVSHKLDEVMEISDRITVIRDGRTIGTYQADDVDSDELAFLMTGQRFEFTPLPSYHQQGEVKLDVENLSKHGQFKDISFQVRAGEIVSITGLLGAGRTELCMALFGITQPDSGVIRINGQPTKFKSNRDAISQGIGYVSEDRMSTGLVMDQAIQDNITASVMPRLKKASGFLDHLKASKLVDKLISSLSIKVADPMLPVTSLSGGNAQRISIAKWIAAEPDVLILDSPTVGVDVANKEAIYTIAKDLAAKGMAILMISDEIPEVFYNSHRVIVMKEGRFTHDFQPTHSTEQEIMEAVNA; encoded by the coding sequence ATGTCTGATACTCCTTTTATTACCCTCAAACAGGTATCTAAACACTTTGGCTCGGTGAAGGCATTGGATGGAATAAACCTGACGTTCAATCAGGGTGAAGTGCACTGCTTAGCTGGCAAAAATGGGTGTGGAAAAAGCACGTTATTTAAAGTTATTTCCGGCGTTCACGCACCAGAAAAAGGAGCTGAAATCATACTGGGTGACAAAAGCTATTCTCGACTCTCCCCGCAGCAATCAATAGAACACGGCATTCAAGTTATCTATCAAGACTTGTCTCTGTTCCCGAATTTAACGGTCGCTGAAAACATTGCCATTCAAGATCATGTTGAGTGGACCAAAGGATTCGTCCAGAAAAAGCGTATCCAAGACATTGCAATTCGAGCGATGGCAAAAGTAGGCGTCAAACTGCCGTTAGAAAAACGCATAGAACAGCTTTCGATTGCAGAATGCCAACTTGTTGCGATATGCAGGGCAATGGCATCAGACGCTAAACTGATGATCATGGACGAGCCGACGGCATCACTCACACGTACTGAAGTAAACCAGCTAATCGACGTTGTCGCCGATCTGAAATCCAAAGGGGTTACCGTTGTATTCGTGAGCCACAAACTTGATGAAGTGATGGAAATTTCTGACCGAATCACCGTTATTCGCGATGGTCGCACCATTGGAACCTATCAAGCAGATGACGTCGACAGTGATGAGTTAGCGTTTCTAATGACCGGACAACGCTTCGAGTTCACTCCCCTCCCGAGTTATCATCAGCAAGGTGAAGTTAAACTGGACGTCGAGAATCTCTCTAAACACGGTCAGTTTAAAGATATTTCTTTTCAGGTTCGTGCAGGTGAAATTGTTTCTATTACTGGGTTACTTGGCGCGGGCCGCACCGAACTATGTATGGCGCTATTTGGCATAACGCAGCCAGACAGTGGTGTGATACGCATAAATGGTCAGCCCACGAAATTCAAATCCAATCGAGATGCAATTTCTCAAGGCATTGGTTACGTATCTGAAGATCGAATGTCGACGGGACTAGTGATGGACCAAGCGATTCAAGACAATATCACAGCCTCAGTCATGCCACGCCTCAAGAAAGCATCTGGATTTCTTGATCACCTAAAAGCAAGCAAGCTGGTCGATAAACTGATTTCTTCGCTCTCAATCAAAGTGGCGGATCCAATGCTGCCCGTGACCAGTTTATCTGGAGGTAATGCTCAGCGTATCTCTATTGCAAAATGGATCGCCGCAGAGCCTGATGTCCTTATCCTCGACTCACCGACTGTTGGTGTCGATGTTGCCAATAAAGAAGCGATTTACACCATTGCAAAAGACCTTGCGGCAAAAGGAATGGCCATCCTTATGATTAGTGATGAAATCCCAGAAGTGTTTTATAACAGTCACCGCGTAATTGTGATGAAAGAAGGACGTTTCACTCATGACTTCCAACCAACCCACTCTACTGAACAAGAAATCATGGAGGCTGTTAATGCTTAA
- a CDS encoding ABC transporter permease: MLNQFRCSLSSFTKRHEFYLSLMIVLIVSVLTFISDDFLTLGNIFDMSVSSALLGIMACGLFVVLIAGGIDISFPATAAIAQYITATYILTLGGNFMIAFAIATLVGVLLGMINATLVYKLQVPAIIITISTLNVFFGLLIYFSNGEWLYGFPDWFMDGIELFTFTGSDGYDYGLSLPIMTVVAMIALTSFLMSKTRLGRQIYAVGGNADAASRIGINLFGINLFVYGYMGALAGIASVVQTQITQSVAPNSLMGFELTVLAAVVLGGTSMTGGKGTLFGVVLGVILLAVVKNGLTLLSVPSYWHTVVTGLIIVCSISMTAINEKKQTLKGI; the protein is encoded by the coding sequence ATGCTTAACCAATTTCGTTGTTCTTTATCTTCATTCACCAAGCGTCATGAGTTCTACTTATCTTTAATGATTGTGTTGATCGTTAGCGTGCTGACCTTCATCTCAGATGACTTCCTGACTCTGGGCAATATTTTCGATATGTCAGTCAGTTCAGCATTACTTGGCATCATGGCTTGTGGTTTGTTTGTTGTGCTCATCGCAGGCGGCATTGATATCTCCTTTCCCGCGACCGCCGCGATCGCTCAATACATCACTGCAACGTACATTTTGACGCTTGGCGGTAATTTTATGATTGCGTTTGCGATTGCAACACTTGTCGGGGTTTTACTGGGCATGATCAATGCCACGCTGGTATACAAACTCCAAGTACCAGCGATCATCATTACTATTTCAACACTTAACGTTTTCTTTGGCTTACTGATTTACTTTAGCAACGGCGAATGGTTATACGGTTTTCCTGACTGGTTTATGGATGGTATTGAGCTATTCACATTTACAGGCAGCGATGGATATGATTATGGTCTATCACTTCCCATCATGACCGTAGTTGCCATGATTGCCCTTACTTCATTTTTGATGTCTAAAACACGCTTAGGTCGTCAGATCTATGCCGTAGGAGGGAATGCAGACGCTGCGAGTCGTATTGGTATCAACCTCTTCGGTATTAACCTCTTTGTTTACGGCTATATGGGGGCGCTTGCTGGTATTGCCTCTGTTGTCCAAACCCAAATCACCCAGTCCGTAGCTCCAAATTCTCTTATGGGATTTGAGCTCACGGTATTGGCTGCCGTTGTGTTAGGAGGAACCAGCATGACAGGTGGTAAAGGCACGCTATTTGGTGTGGTTCTTGGCGTTATTTTGCTCGCCGTTGTGAAAAACGGCCTAACGTTACTCAGTGTGCCTTCTTACTGGCATACGGTCGTAACTGGCTTAATCATTGTTTGCAGCATCAGCATGACCGCAATCAATGAGAAAAAACAGACGCTTAAAGGAATATAA
- a CDS encoding ABC transporter permease produces the protein MEHMLNSLKLPTDKNIRYLLVILVGILVVMAFSSGQAFFSIDNLQSMSSQMPLLGLLALAMAVCMLTGGINLSIIATTNACGLVMASIITQAPDSSAVLILALIGGLITAIVVGLLNGTLIAYIGVSPILATLGTMTLINGLNVLISGGSVISGFPEALLVLGNGTVLGVPMPLILFIGFAIGLWALLEHTSLGKTIYLMGSNEKATRFSGINTHKAILYVYVISSVLCWVAAIVMMAKFNSAKAGYGESYLLIAILASVLGGINPDGGFGRIVGIGLALIVLQTLESGLNLLGVSSYLTMALWGGILILFIFLQKNKT, from the coding sequence ATGGAACACATGCTAAATAGTTTAAAACTGCCAACCGACAAGAACATTCGCTACCTATTGGTTATTTTGGTCGGCATCCTCGTGGTTATGGCGTTTTCAAGCGGACAGGCCTTTTTCTCGATTGATAACTTACAGTCAATGTCGTCACAGATGCCATTACTCGGCCTACTCGCACTTGCCATGGCGGTTTGTATGCTCACTGGTGGGATCAACCTGTCGATCATTGCAACGACGAATGCGTGTGGTTTGGTCATGGCAAGCATCATTACGCAGGCTCCGGATAGCTCAGCCGTACTCATCCTCGCGCTGATTGGAGGACTTATTACGGCTATTGTTGTCGGTTTGCTCAATGGTACATTGATTGCCTACATAGGTGTTTCTCCTATCCTCGCAACGCTGGGGACCATGACACTCATCAATGGTCTTAACGTTTTGATCTCCGGGGGTAGCGTCATCTCAGGTTTTCCTGAAGCGTTGCTAGTTCTGGGGAATGGCACCGTATTGGGCGTACCAATGCCACTGATTTTATTTATTGGCTTTGCCATCGGCTTATGGGCACTACTTGAACACACCAGTTTAGGCAAAACGATCTACCTCATGGGCTCTAATGAAAAAGCGACCCGCTTTTCTGGTATCAACACACACAAAGCCATTTTATATGTTTACGTTATCTCCTCGGTGCTCTGTTGGGTTGCTGCTATTGTAATGATGGCTAAGTTCAACTCAGCCAAAGCAGGTTATGGAGAGTCTTACTTACTGATCGCGATTCTTGCGTCAGTGCTTGGGGGGATCAACCCTGATGGTGGCTTTGGACGCATTGTTGGCATTGGCCTTGCGCTTATCGTATTACAGACACTAGAAAGTGGCCTTAACTTATTGGGGGTGAGCAGTTACCTCACGATGGCACTGTGGGGCGGTATCTTGATCTTATTCATCTTCTTACAAAAAAATAAAACTTAA
- a CDS encoding FGGY-family carbohydrate kinase translates to MSIYFIGVDVGSGSARAGVFNAEGRKVGEAKRDTLMFTPQANFVEQSSDNIWQCVCLAVKDAVSQANIDPIQVKGIGFDATCSLVVLDKSGQPLTVSPTGRSEQNVVMWMDHRAITQADRINKTQHPVLAYVGNRISPEMQTPKLLWLKQNMPNTWAKSGYFFDLPDFLTWKATFDASRSLCSTVCKWTYLGHENKWDKDFFELIGLEELLENDAKAIGDRILPMGQPVGNGLTAHAADDLGLITGTAVGTSIIDAHAGGIGVLGAPGMTGEKVDFNKRLALIGGTSSCHMAASKTARFIDGIWGAYYSAMIPGYWLNEGGQSATGALIDHIITSHPLYESTKELANKQGKTVYEYLNDHLLKLAGNKEDIAFLTKDIHVLPYFHGNRSPRANAHLTGSITGLRMSKVLDDMALQYLATIQGIALGTRHIIEVMNESGYDIDTIMACGGGTKNSIFLQEHANATGCIILLPEESEAVILGSAMLGSVAAGFYSDIPDAMNAMSRISKSVMPQTEKIKRFYDAKYQVFHKMYEDDMRYKRLMADF, encoded by the coding sequence ATGAGTATTTATTTTATCGGCGTTGACGTAGGCAGCGGCAGTGCTCGAGCGGGCGTATTTAACGCCGAAGGTCGCAAAGTGGGAGAAGCTAAACGCGATACCTTAATGTTCACACCTCAAGCGAACTTCGTTGAACAATCATCCGATAACATCTGGCAATGTGTGTGCCTTGCGGTAAAAGACGCCGTATCACAAGCCAATATTGACCCTATCCAAGTCAAAGGGATTGGTTTTGATGCGACCTGTTCATTGGTTGTATTAGATAAAAGTGGTCAGCCGCTAACCGTCAGCCCTACTGGACGGAGTGAACAAAACGTTGTGATGTGGATGGATCACCGCGCAATTACCCAAGCAGATCGAATCAACAAAACTCAGCACCCTGTTTTAGCTTACGTGGGTAATCGTATCTCCCCCGAAATGCAAACACCTAAACTGCTGTGGTTAAAGCAAAACATGCCAAACACATGGGCGAAATCTGGCTACTTCTTTGACTTACCAGACTTCCTTACGTGGAAAGCGACATTTGATGCGAGTCGTTCACTCTGCTCAACAGTATGTAAGTGGACATACCTAGGTCATGAAAATAAATGGGATAAGGACTTCTTTGAGCTGATTGGTCTAGAAGAATTACTAGAAAACGACGCTAAGGCCATCGGCGATAGAATTTTGCCAATGGGCCAACCTGTAGGTAATGGCCTCACCGCTCATGCAGCAGATGACTTAGGTTTAATAACCGGTACGGCTGTGGGCACTTCTATTATCGATGCTCATGCTGGCGGTATAGGAGTGCTAGGAGCACCTGGCATGACCGGAGAAAAAGTAGATTTCAATAAACGGTTAGCGCTGATTGGTGGTACTTCCTCCTGCCATATGGCCGCGTCCAAAACAGCAAGGTTTATTGATGGCATTTGGGGAGCTTATTACAGCGCTATGATTCCGGGATATTGGCTCAATGAAGGTGGACAATCGGCCACAGGCGCACTCATCGACCATATCATTACGTCGCATCCACTTTATGAAAGCACGAAAGAATTAGCGAACAAGCAAGGTAAAACGGTTTATGAATACTTAAATGACCACCTGTTAAAGCTTGCTGGAAATAAAGAAGACATCGCTTTTCTAACCAAAGATATTCATGTACTGCCTTACTTCCATGGCAATCGCTCTCCACGAGCAAATGCACATTTAACCGGTTCCATCACAGGGTTAAGGATGTCCAAAGTACTGGATGATATGGCACTTCAATATTTGGCTACCATTCAAGGGATTGCACTTGGTACTCGCCATATTATCGAAGTAATGAACGAAAGCGGTTATGACATCGACACCATTATGGCATGTGGCGGAGGAACCAAAAACAGCATCTTCCTGCAAGAACATGCCAATGCGACGGGATGTATCATCCTTCTTCCTGAAGAGAGCGAGGCCGTCATACTAGGTTCGGCAATGTTAGGCTCGGTAGCCGCCGGTTTTTACAGTGATATCCCTGATGCAATGAATGCTATGAGCCGAATTAGCAAGAGCGTGATGCCACAGACCGAAAAGATAAAACGCTTCTACGACGCCAAATATCAAGTCTTTCACAAAATGTATGAAGATGACATGCGCTATAAACGGCTAATGGCAGATTTTTAA
- a CDS encoding LysR substrate-binding domain-containing protein, producing the protein MDKISAIRLFVRSVQLGGFTAAATENSTTQSSVSKKIAALERDVGVPLLYRSSRKQVLTEAGQKYFDFALKFLSELEQVESDLLDEQTSPSGKLTITAPVAFGQSILPPILAEFSSRYPKVRLNLQLSDQISDLLAENIDVALRAHNLEDSQLKARYLFDNRVVTVVSPEYIDKYGCPTSPEELTSHRCLLYSLSSSSHMFFKIGGEVKKVPVSVEALSNSADALLSFCLSGMGVASLPSWMVDSYIQSNRLISVLDEYYGMSLPMYAIYKKTDYTPARIRCFIDFLVKRCESSTFAKVAVNH; encoded by the coding sequence ATGGATAAAATTTCGGCAATTAGACTTTTTGTGCGAAGTGTACAGCTTGGTGGATTTACCGCAGCCGCTACAGAAAACAGCACCACCCAAAGTTCAGTGAGTAAAAAAATTGCAGCGTTAGAAAGAGATGTGGGTGTCCCATTGCTTTACCGCTCGAGTCGGAAACAAGTCTTAACCGAGGCTGGTCAAAAGTATTTTGACTTCGCGTTAAAATTTCTTTCGGAGTTAGAGCAGGTGGAGTCTGACCTTTTAGATGAGCAAACTTCGCCAAGTGGGAAACTGACGATAACGGCCCCTGTAGCTTTTGGGCAATCTATACTTCCTCCTATATTGGCGGAATTCAGCTCAAGGTATCCAAAAGTTCGATTAAATCTTCAGCTGAGCGATCAAATATCAGATTTGTTAGCGGAGAATATAGATGTGGCCCTTAGAGCTCATAATCTAGAAGACTCTCAACTTAAAGCTCGGTATTTGTTCGATAATCGAGTGGTCACTGTTGTATCTCCTGAGTATATAGACAAGTATGGGTGCCCAACGTCTCCAGAAGAACTCACTTCTCATCGGTGCTTACTATATTCCTTATCCTCTTCTAGCCATATGTTTTTCAAGATAGGAGGTGAAGTTAAGAAAGTGCCAGTAAGTGTTGAAGCTTTGAGTAACAGTGCTGATGCACTTTTAAGCTTTTGTTTATCGGGTATGGGAGTGGCTTCATTGCCTAGTTGGATGGTGGACTCGTATATTCAAAGCAACAGGCTTATCTCTGTACTCGATGAATACTATGGTATGTCTTTACCCATGTACGCTATATACAAGAAAACCGATTATACACCTGCACGTATCAGATGCTTTATTGATTTTTTGGTCAAGCGTTGTGAATCATCAACATTTGCTAAAGTTGCGGTAAATCACTGA
- a CDS encoding DoxX family protein has translation MSNLTLTLSIILALFFTFASSIKLIGWQNVVFEKQLAFFIKYGLNRWIMGLVGVIELSASLLLISPLIFPQATFGLPAGAALILLTSLGAIFFHLRFDTISDAIPAIITGGLSSLILFHVW, from the coding sequence ATGTCAAACCTCACCCTTACTTTATCTATTATCCTTGCATTATTTTTTACCTTCGCTAGTTCCATTAAACTCATAGGATGGCAAAACGTCGTTTTCGAGAAACAGCTCGCCTTTTTCATCAAATACGGTTTAAACCGATGGATTATGGGGTTAGTTGGTGTAATTGAACTTTCTGCCTCCCTACTCCTAATTTCACCTCTTATCTTTCCTCAAGCCACATTCGGGTTACCAGCCGGCGCAGCATTAATCTTACTGACATCACTTGGAGCAATATTCTTCCATCTTCGATTTGACACTATAAGCGATGCTATTCCTGCGATAATCACTGGGGGCCTTTCGTCGCTTATCTTGTTTCACGTTTGGTAG